The sequence CCACGGGAATCGTTCCGAGCACCGGGCCGTCCCAGGCCGTCTTCACTTGGAATTCGCCACGGCAGTATCCGCGAACCTTGATCTTCACCTGTTTGATGCCTTTGCAGTCAAAATATTTGAACCCGGCCGTAGCCGAATCCCTCATATTCATGATGTATCCGATCTCTTCGTCGCCGTCCTTGCCGTCCTGGGTGATCTTCGGGAATCGTCCATCCATCCAGGCGCCGTAAGTTCCCGTATACATCTCCTCATCCTTATAGAAGAGATTGCATGCGATATACGCTGGATACTCCCCGCGCCCGACCAAAGGTCCTCCGTTCGGTCCACAGGAAGTCATCTCCACCTGCGGAATCGAACCGTCCTCGAGGATCTCAATCGGCTCCAGGCATCCCTGTCTGCTGTAATGCGTACCGTTCGTCTGCCTGTGATAGAAAATATACCACTGCCCATTGATCTCGACGATGCTGCCGTGGTTATTGCCGCCGTAATACATCGGCTTATTCGCCGGCTTGTACGTATCGATATGGAGATCGCAGTTGCTGACGATCACGCCGCCGTACTTAAAGCCCTTCGTCGGATGGTCGCTTACAGCGTAGCACAGCTCATGCATAACCACCGAGGAGTAGATCAGGTAATACTTGTCCCCAACCTTGCGAATCGACGGTGCTTCGAAGAACTCATGCCCTTCAAACCCCGTTCCCTCACTGTAAGGCTCACTCGGCAGGACAAAGACCGGCTCCTCGACAATCGTCAGCATGTCCGGTCCAAGGACCGTTGCCTGAGCACCTTTGCGGGAACGGTCGCCCACCGCACAGAAACCCGTATACAGGTAAGTTCTGTCGCCTTCGGTCAGCACGCCGGGATCAAACTGCGGCTGATCCCCCTCCCGCTCACCGAGCCGCGTGCCGTCCGGATAGCGGACATAACCGTAGAATTCGAATTTGCCGGCAGGCGTATCGCTGACCGCAACGGAAACAACTGGAACCTTGTCCAGAACATAATAGAGGTAATAACGTCCGTCCGGTCCCACGGTGACATCCGGTGCATAGAGGCACATGCGGCCGTCCGGGTTAAGCGGGTCATCGGTTTTGCGATAGATCACGCCTTCATAACGCCAATCCGCCAGATTGTCCACCGGCGCCGACCAGCAAACATAATCATTCAGACAGAACGCATGGCCGTTAAAACGATCATGAGACCCATAGATATAGACACGGTCGCCAAAGACATAAGGCTCTGCATCAGGGATGTACTCCCAAGAAGGCAGATAAGGGTTGAATCCTTGTTTCTTCATCTGTTTCGTCATCTGTCCTCGATCCTTTCTATCGTATTGTTCTATCAATGATTCGGAAGGTTTGGAACGGCTTTCATAATTAGCTCCGATCATCGATTCCTACAGCGAGATTATCACAGGTGAAGGGACTGGACAACCCGACAAAAGCTAGTTGGCGGAACAGGAATCTCCGACTCCTTTGTGCCGGGTTCATACGATCGCTCCCTATCGATTCTGTGACAAAGACATCCCTATTGTACCTCATATACAGCTGAAATTGGATGATTTTTGATGGAGATGGCAGCGTGACTGACCTTATTTGCTGAGGCTTCGGAATACCGCCCCGGAAGAATGCTCCAATCGCAGCCTTCGCTCGAAACAGTCCAAATGATTAGGCCGATGTACAATCGCGATCACAGGCGGAGACCCTTCTCCAAAAGCATAACGCCTTAAGCTTGTTGCTTCTTCCATTCGGTTCCTCTGCTTTCGCATGATATGCAGGCTTCTTGCAAAATAACGGAAGCAAAACTTCCTCTATTTCCAGCTTCCCTTCAAATCGCGCAGAATAGTGTAAGCCAAATTTCCCTTATTTCTAAAATAGTGTCAATAAATCAATGGTTTTTTCGCATCTACGAGAAATAAAAGAAGTTTCACTTCCTCTATTTCTTCATCATCCGCGCTTGGAGCAAAATAGCGGAAGTTTGACTGACCTTATTTATGAAATAAATCCTATAAACAATTCGCGCTCCATCAATTGATTTCGATTTATATATCTTAAATTCAAAATATATACTATGCACCCTCGATCAAAAAAATGCAATAATTATTTTATCAGCCTGCCTGCAGAGAAAGGGGCCGTCCATCCGTCAGTTTCCTGACTAAACTGGACAGCCCCTTTTGGCTTCTATTATGCTTTATGGCTCACTTATGACCTTAGCTGCACTTGCTGTATCCGCAGTTCGTGCAGGTCTTGCAGCCTTCGCTGTTGATCAGCGAAGCGGTGCCGCAGGATGGG is a genomic window of Insulibacter thermoxylanivorax containing:
- a CDS encoding family 43 glycosylhydrolase, with product MKKQGFNPYLPSWEYIPDAEPYVFGDRVYIYGSHDRFNGHAFCLNDYVCWSAPVDNLADWRYEGVIYRKTDDPLNPDGRMCLYAPDVTVGPDGRYYLYYVLDKVPVVSVAVSDTPAGKFEFYGYVRYPDGTRLGEREGDQPQFDPGVLTEGDRTYLYTGFCAVGDRSRKGAQATVLGPDMLTIVEEPVFVLPSEPYSEGTGFEGHEFFEAPSIRKVGDKYYLIYSSVVMHELCYAVSDHPTKGFKYGGVIVSNCDLHIDTYKPANKPMYYGGNNHGSIVEINGQWYIFYHRQTNGTHYSRQGCLEPIEILEDGSIPQVEMTSCGPNGGPLVGRGEYPAYIACNLFYKDEEMYTGTYGAWMDGRFPKITQDGKDGDEEIGYIMNMRDSATAGFKYFDCKGIKQVKIKVRGYCRGEFQVKTAWDGPVLGTIPVDFTNIWTEYTADIAIPDGVHALYFTYTGEGNASLASFTLI